One stretch of Punica granatum isolate Tunisia-2019 chromosome 5, ASM765513v2, whole genome shotgun sequence DNA includes these proteins:
- the LOC116208138 gene encoding truncated transcription factor CAULIFLOWER A-like: protein MGRGRVQLKRIENKISRQVTFSKRRTGLLKKAHEISVLCDADVALIVFSTKGKLFEYSTDSCMERILERYERYAYAERQVVAPDAECSQGSWSFETPKLLSRIEVLQRNIRNLTGEDLDPLNLRELQYLEQQLDTALKRIRTRKNQLMHESIHELQKKEKSLQEQNNVLSKKLKENEKAAERVPWEEQTLATGHNAFLLPPSTATLPVPSLTIGNTFSTRVDDEARSQARSTGTLMPPWLIRHVNE from the exons ATGGGGAGAGGGAGGGTTCAGCTGAAGCGGATTGAGAACAAGATCAGCCGACAAGTGACATTCTCCAAGCGGAGGACGGGGCTCCTCAAGAAGGCCCATGAGATCTCTGTGCTGTGCGACGCCGATGTCGCCTTGATTGTCTTCTCCACCAAAGGCAAGCTCTTTGAGTACTCCACTGATTCATG catggaGAGAATCTTGGAACGGTACGAGAGATATGCATATGCAGAAAGACAAGTAGTTGCTCCCGATGCTGAATGTTCTCAG GGAAGCTGGTCATTTGAGACTCCTAAGCTCTTATCTCGCATTGAAGTCTTGCAGAGGAACATAAG GAACTTGACTGGAGAAGATTTGGATCCTCTAAACCTGAGAGAGCTCCAGTATCTAGAGCAGCAGCTCGACACGGCTCTTAAGCGAATTCGGACTCGAAAG aaTCAGCTGATGCATGAGTCGATCCACGAGCTCCAAAAGAAG GAGAAATCTCTGCAGGAGCAAAACAACGTGTTATCCAAGAAG CTCAAAGAGAATGAGAAGGCGGCCGAGCGAGTGCCATGGGAGGAGCAAACCCTCGCAACGGGCCACAACGCCTTTCTTCTGCCTCCATCAACTGCGACCCTTCCAGTTCCTTCTCTAACCATTGG CAACACGTTTTCCACAAGGGTTGATGACGAGGCTAGATCTCAGGCTCGATCAACCGGCACTCTCATGCCACCTTGGCTCATCCGACATGTGAACGAGTAG